One genomic window of Ficedula albicollis isolate OC2 chromosome 18, FicAlb1.5, whole genome shotgun sequence includes the following:
- the LOC107604023 gene encoding T-cell antigen CD7-like, with protein MLWMLCLPSATLFLLLLPCFPAQDGGGNEQSTDVISAWEGDSISITCPMNGSQNQVGMTLRAIRQHLNVIYFSKEKSRKSRCDFNNRATCSKEGETVRITLHRLQQSDSEIYLCSEIVQINDYHKELYGKTTIVLVKANSSRALEQSPLSANPERGQSVSITCVLGSSGGTEHFHLLRAHVQPGKVLSVSNLNVSWVSPAFGNRLEYSGEGNRAVIALHNLQEEDSDNYICAEEVKGSSLLSARGTMVLVKGGEQVCEKISWALYALLGVVALLFCALLCCTLHRVDVMKYFQKKKPNVVYEDMSYSSRRSTLVRNNNNYSREE; from the exons ATGCTGTGGATGTTGTGTCTCCCAAGTGCAAccctcttccttctgcttctcccGTGTTTCCCTGCACAGGATG gtGGAGGAAATGAACAGTCAACAGACGTTATCAGTGCTTGGGAAGGAGACTCCATCAGCATAACTTGCCCAATGAATGGTTCACAAAATCAAGTGGGGATGACCTTGAGAGCTATCAGACAGCATCTCAATGTGATATATTTTTCCAAGGAGAAATCTCGAAAAAGTCGTTGTGACTTCAATAATCGCGCCACGTGTTCAAAGGAAGGGGAGACTGTCAGGATAACCCTGCACAGGTTACAGCAGTCTGATTCTGAAATCTACCTATGCTCTGAGATTGTTCAAATCAATGACTATCACAAAGAACTATATGGGAAGACAACCATAGTACTGGTCAAAG CTAattccagcagggctctggagcagtCACCACTCTCTGCCAACCCTGAGCGAGGCCAGTCTGTCAGCATCACCTGTGTGTTGGGCAGCTCAG GTGGAACTGAGCACTTCCACCTGCTCAGGGCTCACGTGCAGCCTGGCAAAGTTCTGTCTGTGTCAAATCTGAACGTGTCATGGGTTTCTCCTGCCTTTGGGAATCGCTTGGAGTATTCAGGAGAAGGGAATAGAGCTGTGATAGCTCTACACAACCTGCAGGAAGAGGACAGTGATAACTACATCTGTGCTGAGGAGGTGAAGGgttcctctctgctctcagcacGTGGCACCATGGTGCTGGTGAAAG GAGGGGAGCAGGTGTGTGAGAAGATCTCCTGGGCTCTGTATGCCCTGCTTGGGGtggtggctctgctgttctgtgccctgctgtgctgcaccttGCACCGTGTGGAT gtgatgaaatatttccagaagaaaaagccCAATGTGGTGTATGAAGACATGTCCTACAGCTCCAGACGGAGCACGCTGGtcagaaacaacaacaactatTCCCGAGAGGAATAA